The Corythoichthys intestinalis isolate RoL2023-P3 chromosome 2, ASM3026506v1, whole genome shotgun sequence DNA segment ctaccgggccgcacagaaatattaatttattaacgactgcattctggccaaattaactttggcgtatgccccttaacacaccaatatccccgtctactctagatataatactacagaatagaatgtcgtcattaggcatgtgcctgtatgagattttgacggtacgataacgtgggcaaaaataccgcagttttgcggtatcacggtattgcaattatagctccaaaatatgttattttgagatgtgtgggttaaaaaaatattttttttccattgcacagaatttttttttatttttcagaaaatagttgcaaattggaacatgaatatattgttaaaataacttatcaaaaaaaaaaactaatattttaaataaaattaaaataaatatagcttatagactatacccacagccacagctcaagttgctcaagagtagagcaagaacaaaataatttctataacaaagtaaaaacacttctgaataaattttttaaaaattctacgtcatgacttttttttttaaggtgtaaaAGCTCAagggaagtttcgccattttcagccactgtgtcagctcTAGTCTACAAGCTGTCAtgcctatgtgttaaaaaacaaagaattcataagtttataagttagttaaaaatgtataagttagtttaaagtgtaaatattgttgtggaaaggtttcatctaaacaaacaaaaaaaaaacattgggagtgagacctctccttgatccagtgaacgtggatttgtgcttagggcaagaccatctttcgcaattagcgatctctgatgctatccccttttccccttcattcaagcgaatcaagcttgttttctcactctgcggctgtaacactcgatgaagttgctctcccagctaagcctaggctaacattcgtctttgtaagcttttagttagtttgtatattgaatttgaaaggaaaatgtgtgttttgtttttggcgaactttttcatggtgctaatctgttgaagctactcacacatggaaaaatacaattgtacaacgttttaaatgtattcattttgtatattccacttaccacgatttgagagctcaataaattgaagaaaagtacgccttatgtttggagtatttgtttttgggttcactggctgtctagccgatagcgtcactttcacacacagcagcaAACggaagggggtgagcgctgccgcgccaagccacttctggctgcatttttgacacatgaaaaatagcgaataccgtactacggtctgacggaaaattttagtggttttgaaaccgcgactttttcacaccacggtaaaccgtgaaaccggtaaccggcacatgcctagtcgtcatagaaatccattgattggactgctagcagtacatcggacggccgtggcgcagttggtagctggatttgtccttggaccgaagggtcagtggttcgattcccggctacgactgcccactgtcgaagtgcccttgggcaaggcactgaaccctgatttgcctccaGTGGAttgacagcgccttgcatggcagcagccccattggtgtgtgaatgtgtaggTGAataggtaaatgtgtgctaatgtaaagcgctttgggcatggtaaccatgcagataaatgcgctgtataagtactgtccatttaccatcatgttttgtatatctatgtgcgcttgtcctcgataatgtatGACGTATAGCGGgagcatcacatttgttcctggaAATGATTagccccccacactagaatgactgaaaaacagacctctttggacagatttttttatggggaaaagggcacctgacgagccagaagatgagcctgcgacctcgaagaaaacaaaatttatgctacttcccaatcacttaagaccaacgaactgcgaaggagtggattcgtgacccgtatgtgaataaaccgagtgatttgagcatatctgtgcaacaggaatatcagcttgtaaagatcgcaaatcacagcgaccttaaacgtacatttgagacaacaactctaccgaggttctggattaaagtcattttggaatatcctgacatcgcaagGAGAGcaatgaaaactgtgctacaatttccaacatcgtatctttgtgaagcgagcttctctcactctcccatctcgggaccatctcgtcttaacaaaacaagctcaggcctcccactgattcagcgagtgagttgtattttcccatacacttaacacgacggggctaaaacaaatgttattttatatttgctgtgtttttctgccacacaatgccggtgttctgacaaatttggcatgcgcgtaacattaaaaatgaccgcgaatgcagcgattccaaagtacacactgcaaactttctttaaagaaaggaatattaacttacgattGCCATGTTATCTGCAcaaaacaactgcacgcagctctcttaCTTAATGACTTTGCggcgtcgttaagcattaattcacgccattttcgtgttgcacatgtatgattatgatgtaaatagttttattagcaccgttggatgacatttagagtccaactgaatataaaagagggcttttttcaccaccacataagctttgggagcaaaattttgtaAGGCTGCAAAATTTGCCAGAACACTGGTCTATGaagaaaaagacccaaatcacaccggtccgtggtgcaaaaaaggttggggacccctgctttagataaCTGATGACAACTTAAGTAATGAAGATCTCATCTTAATTTCCTCAcaaattcaaaaataaaaaaatgcttatTATTGCTTTGAATCATCatgtttagggctgtcccaaacgactaattttctcccgattagtcagccgactatttttacgattagtcgactaatctaataattaattttttttttttttttttttttaaactaatttagcaatgaaatttttgttgacgcttatcaattcacaaaaaacatattggaacactcaaattacttattaaagtacaaataaacacgtaaataacaataataaatcacaaataaacaatgagttcaaatgctgatagaattaactagtgtagcatcccgattgaaaagatggtctcttaaactgatggtttacaacttttattccatccttgatgtaaacacactgtaagagctacggtacacacaaataaagcaacacaattagaaattaacaaaaacttttcacctttttccttttaaaccttatttatatatcaatgaattgcctatatgaattgcctttaccttattaccttatcattgacaatctctcccttgagtgcaatcactctatatactgtatatatttataaccttttaaccttattttaacctaattttctataccataaaataaaccataacatgaaataaacctttcaattagcattaagaacaatactaatagcacttataggcccattgtcaatgaaacattattatttagtaaggcgacagcaccctctggtgtacaaaaaatgaaaaaaaaaaaattacaaactgcgtgaaggcgcttgaggtgtttattcacggccgacgtgcagccaagcttggcattgaagagacaggacagaagagtgtactctcctttgtttctttgaaataaggcaatgttttggacactctggtgcgctttttttggctttgtgccgcttcccccgcttgcaaacagagcatccgacattttaactttccacgcatatatttttttaacccttcattaaccgtcgacgggatgttgtgctcgtcgacggatttacgtcatcgatgacgtcgactatgtcgactagtcgggacagctctaatcatGTTTATAACTTCTGTTGCCTTTAATTTCtaataaacaaaaagcaggtATACCATTAAAATGTTTACAAGTGTTGAGTAAAGGGCTGTTTTTCTTTCATTGCACATCCAAGGTTTCAAGCAACTTTTACCCTTAACCCAAGTCTTCCCTATGAGGAGCGGCCAAATCCTCGTGCTCTGCTGGAAAGACGTTTTGCCAGCATCTCTGCAAAGAACCACCAGGAGATGACCCATGTAATGCACCCTCACAAGTGCAGCTGAATGATTGTTTTGTAGGAACAATGTTGGTATGTTGCTCTTGTGTTTCCTGTAGCTCTTCTTGTTGATCCTGAGGTCTCTGCAGCTATTTTGCCGCTTGGTTCTTTCTCTGCAACCCATTCCCCTCAAACCTCCACCAGCTAAGGTAACATCACCATTTTATACCGTACAATGATTGTAAATAGGCCTTCCATCTGTTTTATATACCACTTATCCTCATTAGGAACAGTCTTAATATTGCTCATGGCTTAAAGTTCTCCGTCGTAGTGACCGAAATCCGTCAGCAGGGAGTGGTAGTGGGTGGTAATGCACGACAGAATTAATGGCCTACCATTAATTTTAAAAGTACAGTATTTGAGATTGTTACAGATGTTGTTGAATTCTGTCTTGTCATGTTTTTTGTATATTACAAAGTTTGTGGTGCTTTTACAGAggattcagaggatcggaatttgggtttaatttttcaaaaaatctatatattttttttttactaaaaagtcaattaaaagcaaaagactttttttttccgtatcggatcgggactctattggcagattctcaaaatcaggtgactcagacttGGACTCTTGTGCAAAAATatacgatcgggacatccccagTTTTAATTACTTAATTTATGCTTGGAGTTTTTATACTTTTTCTCTAAAATCTTGATGACGGTGGCACTCTTTATTGATGAGCTGCTTCTGATTACCATGCCACTGAAATTGAATACTTTTGTTTAAATTTGTCTTGACACCAGGGCAAAGCAGCAACATCTTCCTCTGTCTTGCCAGCAAATACAAACCAAAGCCAGGGATCATCCAAGACTAAGTCACCGCGACAGAAAGTCTCTCCAGTCTCTAAGAGGCCAGCCGAAAGAGAAATTAGTGTCAAAGGCAGGGACCGGAAAAAAGTGAAGAGAAAAGCActtgaggaggaggaggaagatggGGACGAGAAGATCGCAGCGCCAGGAGGCCCAAGACCCAAGAACTCCAAACGACGCAGCATTGCCTCAAAAGTCAGCTACAAGGAAGAGAGCAACAGTGAGCATGAGGAAGAACTTAGTGATGATGAGTTTCACGTGTCTACTGAGGAGGACAGCGAAGATTCAGAGACGGGGACTAAACCTGTCAAAAGATTGAAAGTTAAAGAACGGAGCAAAATCAAAGATAATAAAAATGACAGAACCAATACAGGCCagaagaaaacaagcagtaaaaCGAAAGAAGAGGAGACTCATGAAGACAAAGACAAAGAATTGTCGAGCAGTATATCAAAGAGACCGAACGTGAAAAAGAACAATGGCGTTGGAGCTGATGAGTGGCTGGAGGTGTTTATCGATAAAACATCCACTTGGGTGTGTGTGGATGTTGTGCATGGGGTGGGAGCGCCTCACCTCTGCTCCCAGAATGCAACACGGCCAATCACGTATGTTGTAGGCGTGGATGGAGACGGCTTTGTGAAGGACCTGGGCCGTAAGTATGACTCCACCTGGATGACGTCAACCAGAAAGAGGCGAGTGGAGGAAGAGTGGTGGGAGGAGACGCtgcagccatttctgaaaccaaaagATGAGCAGGACGTTAAGGAAGATAAGGAGGTTAGCTTTTAACGAACGAAAAATCATTTTAGGGGGATTTGAACTACgtcaatttttttgcccattcaGATGCAGAAGAAGCTGCTTAAAAAGCCCTTGCCAATCTCCATTGGCGAGTATAAAAACCACCCACTGTATGCCTTAAAGAGGCACCTTCTCAAGTATGAAGCCATCTATCCCAACACAGCTGCGGTACTTGG contains these protein-coding regions:
- the xpc gene encoding DNA repair protein complementing XP-C cells isoform X3, which encodes MAKRSGCKQTDVGTKNLKQVMKAKSRGRKVKAETKVAGDASPEEETLTRRVIQKPRSISDPGVGNVTPRKSPGIIISKHFGPPLKMEDTCSNRNNDKMTSSVAPVTDIKMEEEESEEEEDDWEEVEELAEPLSTAETPEPVLPSQPVEIEIETPEVRKKQKKAAEFEMYLRRMMNRYKKDLLIDTHKVHLMCLLASGMFRNRLCSEPDLMAVALSMLPAHFLAVVHERRDGNYLSGLLKWFQATFTLNPSLPYEERPNPRALLERRFASISAKNHQEMTHLFLLILRSLQLFCRLVLSLQPIPLKPPPAKGKAATSSSVLPANTNQSQGSSKTKSPRQKVSPVSKRPAEREISVKGRDRKKVKRKALEEEEEDGDEKIAAPGGPRPKNSKRRSIASKVSYKEESNSEHEEELSDDEFHVSTEEDSEDSETGTKPVKRLKVKERSKIKDNKNDRTNTGQKKTSSKTKEEETHEDKDKELSSSISKRPNVKKNNGVGADEWLEVFIDKTSTWVCVDVVHGVGAPHLCSQNATRPITYVVGVDGDGFVKDLGRKYDSTWMTSTRKRRVEEEWWEETLQPFLKPKDEQDVKEDKEMQKKLLKKPLPISIGEYKNHPLYALKRHLLKYEAIYPNTAAVLGYCRGEPVYSRNCVHTLHSKDTWLKEARTVRIGELPYKMVKGFSNRSRKARMMTEQKDENDLALFGEWQTEVYQPPIAVDGKDAVIFSQDLTMDLSKAATEVCGFLQALSSTVAHML